Proteins from one Pirellulales bacterium genomic window:
- a CDS encoding lactate utilization protein B produces the protein MNHATLATEFVHNRERAHWHDTALWFVRSKRDKAAHSLPEWETLRETASAIKFHTMSRLADYLEQFERQATALGATVHWARDAAEHNQIVLDILQQHGVKKLVKSKSMLTEECHLNPYLERHGIEVTDTDLGERIVQLDRKPPSHIVMPAIHMKKEEIGELFHKHLQTAAGATDPQYLAEVARQHLRHKFMEADAGLTGVNFAVAETGGFVVCTNEGNADLGVSLPKLHVASMGIEKLIPRAKDLGVFLRLLARSATGQPITTYSSHFHGPRPGGELHIVIVDNGRSQLLASGEFRGSLKCIRCGACMNTCPVYRRSGGYSYENTVPGPIGSILAPARDPQHYYSLPYACSLCGSCTDVCPVKIDIHHQLLTWRRELAVHGHLPWTKRWSMKLASIVLRTTWLYGLMGRAGRFMLRHSPRWLVYNRLNAWGRQRELPPAPLRSFRQLYQERYANNKTSTGENSGNGDSLL, from the coding sequence ATGAATCACGCCACCCTCGCCACCGAATTTGTTCACAACCGCGAACGGGCGCATTGGCATGACACGGCGCTGTGGTTTGTGCGCTCCAAGCGGGATAAGGCGGCGCACTCGCTGCCGGAGTGGGAAACGCTGCGCGAAACGGCGTCGGCCATCAAGTTTCACACCATGTCGCGGTTGGCCGATTATTTGGAGCAGTTCGAGCGGCAGGCCACGGCCTTGGGCGCCACGGTGCATTGGGCCCGCGATGCAGCGGAGCACAACCAAATTGTGCTCGATATTTTGCAGCAGCACGGCGTAAAAAAACTCGTCAAAAGCAAATCGATGTTGACCGAGGAGTGCCATCTCAATCCGTACCTGGAGCGGCACGGTATTGAAGTGACCGATACCGACCTGGGCGAACGGATCGTGCAACTCGACCGCAAACCACCCAGCCACATTGTGATGCCGGCCATTCACATGAAGAAGGAAGAAATTGGCGAGCTGTTCCACAAGCATTTGCAAACGGCGGCCGGGGCGACCGATCCGCAGTATTTGGCCGAAGTCGCCCGGCAACATTTGCGGCACAAATTTATGGAAGCCGATGCGGGACTGACGGGCGTGAATTTCGCCGTCGCCGAGACTGGCGGCTTCGTCGTCTGCACGAACGAAGGCAATGCCGATTTGGGCGTCTCGTTGCCGAAATTGCACGTCGCCAGCATGGGCATCGAAAAATTGATTCCCCGGGCGAAAGATTTGGGCGTGTTCTTGCGGCTGCTCGCCCGTTCAGCAACGGGCCAGCCGATTACAACGTATTCATCGCACTTCCACGGTCCGCGCCCCGGCGGCGAACTGCACATTGTGATTGTCGACAACGGCCGCAGCCAACTGTTGGCCAGCGGGGAATTTCGCGGCTCGCTAAAGTGCATCCGCTGCGGGGCCTGCATGAACACGTGCCCGGTCTATCGTCGCAGTGGCGGCTACAGTTACGAAAACACGGTGCCCGGCCCGATCGGCTCTATTTTAGCGCCGGCCCGCGATCCGCAGCATTATTACAGCCTGCCGTATGCGTGCAGCCTGTGCGGCAGTTGCACCGACGTGTGCCCGGTGAAAATCGACATTCACCATCAATTGCTCACCTGGCGGCGGGAACTGGCGGTGCACGGCCATTTGCCGTGGACCAAACGCTGGTCGATGAAGCTGGCCAGCATTGTGCTGCGCACGACTTGGTTGTATGGTTTGATGGGTCGTGCAGGGCGATTTATGCTGCGGCATTCGCCACGGTGGCTGGTGTACAATCGCTTGAATGCGTGGGGCCGGCAACGCGAATTGCCCCCCGCGCCACTCCGCAGTTTCCGACAGCTTTACCAAGAGCGTTATGCGAACAATAAGACATCTACAGGAGAAAACAGTGGAAACGGAGATTCTTTGCTGTGA
- a CDS encoding GxxExxY protein, which translates to MHPLFENASKLTETIIAAAIEVHRDKGPGLIESIYEWCLLKELGLRGLQCVNQKCVQIEYKGFQREEPLRFDILV; encoded by the coding sequence GTGCATCCGCTATTTGAAAATGCTTCGAAATTGACAGAAACAATCATCGCAGCCGCAATTGAAGTGCATCGCGATAAAGGTCCAGGGCTCATCGAATCGATCTATGAATGGTGTTTGCTCAAAGAGTTAGGATTGCGCGGCCTTCAATGCGTCAATCAAAAGTGCGTGCAAATCGAGTACAAAGGATTCCAACGCGAAGAACCATTGCGGTTTGATATTTTGGTG
- a CDS encoding DUF2442 domain-containing protein has product MSIAASEARISRIEVTNELITAYLIDGRIISVPLAWSWRLSGATDEQRRRWELIGDGEGVHWPDIDEDLSAHGMLHGSPARPPKQAAH; this is encoded by the coding sequence ATGAGCATTGCGGCTAGCGAAGCCCGAATTAGCCGGATCGAAGTGACGAATGAATTGATCACAGCGTACCTCATCGATGGCCGGATTATCAGCGTGCCACTGGCTTGGTCGTGGCGACTTTCCGGAGCGACTGACGAACAACGGCGCCGTTGGGAGTTGATCGGCGACGGCGAGGGTGTTCATTGGCCAGACATTGATGAAGACCTTAGCGCCCACGGTATGTTGCACGGAAGTCCCGCTCGGCCGCCAAAACAGGCGGCGCACTAA